In Helianthus annuus cultivar XRQ/B chromosome 9, HanXRQr2.0-SUNRISE, whole genome shotgun sequence, the following are encoded in one genomic region:
- the LOC110880103 gene encoding probable 2-oxoglutarate-dependent dioxygenase AOP1: MASLPVINVSVKDLNSDSSSWAKTCDEVVRALEEYGCFIAIYDGVSSQLHDAIFAASQELLDLPYEVKILNTSDGAGHGYFGQSPKNPGFERLTIEKATTKEGVEAFAKLMWPSGNDTFSETASTFVHAVAQLEEIVMRMVAKSYGIEQHYEPFLASTDYILKFNKYESPKGDEPRLGLFPHTDKSFITILHQKEQGKGLEIKTKDQKWVEVDLSPSGFVFMAGDVCTAWTNGRMEAPVHRVMMEGKKDRFSMVVSSYIRDLEIQAPQELVDEEHPVQYKPFEHYKYIDFHTYQNSRKLRNPLKHYCGV, from the exons ATGGCTTCCCTTCCTGTTATTAACGTGTCTGTAAAAGACTTGAACTCTGATTCGAGCTCATGGGCGAAAACATGCGATGAAGTTGTTCGTGCACTTGAAGAATACGGCTGTTTCATAGCCATATATGATGGTGTCTCTTCACAACTTCACGATGCAATATTCGCTGCATCTCAGGAACTACTAGATCTTCCCTATGAGGTCAAAATCCTAAACACTTCAGATGGAGCGGGTCATGGTTATTTTGGCCAATCCCCCAAGAATCCTGGTTTCGAAAGATTAACCATTGAAAAAGCAACCACTAAAGAAGGAGTTGAAGCATTTGCAAAACTCATGTGGCCCTCAGGAAATGACACATTCAG TGAAACTGCATCAACGTTCGTACATGCTGTAGCACAACTAGAGGAGATAGTGATGAGAATGGTGGCGAAAAGTTATGGAATAGAGCAACACTACGAGCCGTTCCTTGCATCTACGGATTACATTCTTAAATTCAATAAATACGAAAGCCCTAAGGGGGACGAGCCAAGGTTAGGTCTCTTTCCTCACACGGACAAAAGTTTCATAACCATACTCCATCAAAAAGAACAAGGAAAGGGTCTCGAGATAAAGACGAAGGACCAGAAATGGGTTGAAGTTGATCTTTCACCCTCGGGTTTTGTGTTCATGGCCGGTGATGTTTGCACG GCATGGACAAATGGACGGATGGAGGCACCGGTCCATAGGGTGATGATGGAAGGGAAAAAAGACAGATTTTCGATGGTGGTGTCGTCGTATATCCGGGACCTCGAGATACAGGCACCTCAAGAACTGGTTGATGAAGAACACCCTGTGCAGTATAAGCCATTTGAGCACTACAAGTATATAGATTTCCATACCTACCAAAATAGTAGAAAACTGAGAAACCCCCTCAAACACTATTGTGGTGTTTGA
- the LOC118479244 gene encoding probable 2-oxoglutarate-dependent dioxygenase AOP1: protein MASLPVINVSVKDLNSNSSSWAKTCDEVVRALEEYGCFIAVYDGVSSQLHDAIFAASQQVLDLPYEVKILNTSDGAGHGYFGQSPKNPGFERLTIEKATTKEGVEAFTKLMWPSGNDTFSETASTFVHAVAQLEEIVMKMVAKSYGVEQHYEPFLGSTDYILKFNKYESPKTDEPRLGLFPHTDKSFITILHQKEQGKGLEIKTKDQKWVEVDLSPSGFVFMAGDACTAWTNGRMEAPVHRVMMEGKKDRFSMVVSSYIRDLEIQAPQELVDEEHPMQYKPFEHYKYIDFHTYQNSRKLRNPLKHYCGV, encoded by the exons ATGGCTTCCCTTCCTGTTATTAACGTGTCTGTAAAAGACTTGAACTCTAATTCGAGCTCTTGGGCGAAAACATGCGATGAAGTTGTGCGTGCACTTGAAGAATACGGCTGTTTCATAGCCGTATATGATGGTGTGTCTTCACAACTTCATGATGCAATATTCGCTGCATCTCAGCAAGTACTTGATCTTCCCTATGAGGTCAAAATCCTAAACACTTCAGATGGAGCGGGTCATGGTTATTTTGGCCAGTCACCCAAGAATCCTGGTTTTGAAAGATTAACCATTGAAAAAGCAACCACTAAAGAAGGAGTTGAAGCATTTACAAAACTCATGTGGCCCTCAGGAAATGACACATTCAG TGAAACTGCATCGACGTTCGTACATGCTGTAGCACAACTAGAGGAGATAGTGATGAAAATGGTGGCGAAAAGTTATGGAGTAGAGCAACACTATGAGCCGTTCCTTGGATCAACGGATTACATTCTTAAATTCAATAAATACGAAAGCCCTAAGACAGACGAACCGAGGCTAGGCCTCTTTCCTCACACGGATAAGAGTTTCATAACCATACTCCATCAAAAAGAACAAGGAAAAGGTCTCGAGATAAAGACGAAGGACCAGAAATGGGTTGAAGTTGATCTTTCTCCCTCCGGTTTTGTGTTCATGGCCGGGGATGCTTGCACG GCATGGACAAATGGACGAATGGAGGCACCAGTCCATAGGGTGATGATGGAAGGGAAGAAAGACAGATTTTCGATGGTGGTTTCATCGTATATCCGAGACCTCGAGATACAGGCACCTCAAGAACTGGTTGATGAAGAACACCCTATGCAGTATAAGCCATTTGAGCACTACAAGTATATAGATTTCCATACCTACCAAAATAGTAGAAAACTGAGAAACCCCCTCAAACACTATTGTGGTGTTTGA